A region of Streptomyces cinnamoneus DNA encodes the following proteins:
- a CDS encoding S1 family peptidase has translation MNGRRADAEESLVRIRDLAGRARGTGFLLDDRGTLITSHEAVDGLARLVLHAQGELTCVVGAENVTVLPEFDLALVRTEGLCVPPLPVAAAERVEGGKEVRLRAGLWQSARVVGDVPVTYTATDRFHLLGTALELSLSERAGLRLGEEATGGPVFDATTGAVVAVLGTALQAERRASGFAIPLRAAALAAPGGPLAAVLDRNAATVPAYGPDLNLAGALQLTATALGSVVTPRVWRDPVERPETEREFARFLDVEPGDATEPYVLGLVGDPGTGRTTELGALAGRRARGAEPAPTLWLRGADLMVGDESVRDAIERALKAAGRIVTASAGPGGTIGDTAAATPESVAELARRMGRPLLVLLDGPEEMPPVLAHGLPEWTAATARWLRRHSARLIVACRPEHWETAGALFPAGALHAPGGHCAPPATSGPALPPCTRIADLTPAQAAEVRASHAIPPDAIDPADADHPLTLRLLAEIRAALPDGTEGAGGSGEAAPDRWDVFTAYLDLVCLRIAVRLAAARRPPLRGPAVRRLAARVAGQVHEAARRCLGPGQGELEREAFEELFPWRTGWASAVLTEGLLVPAGAGYRFAHEEFADWLQGAHLDLDAALHALVHRWYEPEGPPAEAAVRLPSRSGGGPAPAPKGHVPPPPGSAAAGRPGAARRRKRGDRPEPPTLLPVPRHRIGPVLQALLLLARRSGPTELSRRLSALVHAVETLAQRAEKTTGRTRTADRTATSGDKGLATQAASAADQRKGAAARKDAAARDESVRAVSDPSWWAAHLLGEALLRVPDATPYLCVLRLLAERVTARSLAVGGFDGEDAHKLGGLAEFGPWFWLRLPLRLADRLELLRILLPADGPPPGAAPDRGPDDAEPTGRRALEATEGEPGEDRPAGDDDQPAPVAAGTGARVPGQTRRPGTRRRGEDAAATARTATVPGQRTAGEAGDDQPGPPQADRFLTAVAGLLTTDPCAAQPLICRWFTDDRPLQTAPEADGVKLTVSTAAQALLHTHRRRAIDDLAEALVEAGHPRADELLSDLAEDEPSALCRAVDRWAHDERVERHVAAAAYGLKAAPHVTTEADRELLRFSALAMLDRPSEVALHGTALALLVGDRETRARHLPQALARFAAGDHHLTPQVLAPALATHPEPVLAAFRARLYEPGERPAAVLRTLAGVTAPALARRVAALVREHVEHRPEGAQNAAAFVDRRLEEGPAARAVLFPLVVDLVRTRPAHVRRALAPVLASPGTPLSRPLRQELLEVLMEREEYGPYEREVTVLDTLLRAVAEGAAERTEARTRDLVHRTGLLMARTPEGAACFDRRLTQLAREVPVFGDQVRGWLKSAPAQWAVVVGPSARIRLTAGREKGDGRGKGDSKEPADPADVTTGTPADAGRRQPAWHS, from the coding sequence ATGAACGGTCGGCGGGCCGATGCCGAAGAGTCGCTGGTACGCATCCGCGACCTCGCCGGGCGGGCGAGGGGCACGGGATTCCTGCTGGACGACCGCGGCACACTGATCACCAGCCACGAGGCGGTCGACGGCCTCGCGCGCCTCGTGCTGCACGCGCAAGGGGAGCTGACCTGCGTCGTCGGCGCCGAGAACGTCACCGTCCTGCCCGAGTTCGACCTGGCCCTCGTGCGGACCGAGGGCCTGTGCGTCCCCCCGCTGCCCGTCGCCGCGGCCGAGCGGGTGGAGGGCGGCAAGGAGGTCCGGCTGCGCGCCGGCCTCTGGCAGAGCGCACGGGTCGTCGGGGACGTGCCGGTCACCTACACCGCCACGGACCGCTTCCACCTGCTCGGTACCGCGCTCGAGCTGTCGCTCTCCGAGCGCGCGGGCCTGCGGCTGGGCGAGGAGGCCACCGGCGGCCCCGTCTTCGACGCCACCACCGGGGCGGTCGTCGCCGTCCTCGGTACCGCGCTCCAGGCCGAGCGCCGGGCCTCCGGCTTCGCCATCCCCCTGCGCGCCGCCGCCCTGGCCGCGCCCGGCGGCCCCCTCGCCGCGGTCCTCGACCGCAACGCCGCCACCGTCCCCGCCTACGGCCCCGACCTCAACCTCGCCGGCGCGCTCCAGCTCACCGCCACCGCCCTGGGGTCGGTCGTCACCCCCCGCGTCTGGCGCGACCCCGTGGAGCGCCCCGAGACCGAGCGCGAGTTCGCCCGCTTCCTCGACGTGGAGCCGGGCGACGCGACCGAGCCGTACGTGCTGGGCCTGGTGGGCGATCCCGGCACGGGCCGGACGACGGAGCTGGGCGCGCTCGCCGGCCGCCGGGCGCGCGGCGCCGAGCCCGCCCCCACGCTCTGGCTGCGGGGCGCGGACCTCATGGTCGGCGACGAGAGCGTGCGCGACGCGATCGAGCGGGCCCTGAAGGCCGCCGGCCGGATCGTCACCGCCTCGGCCGGCCCCGGCGGCACCATCGGGGACACCGCGGCCGCCACCCCCGAGTCCGTCGCCGAGCTGGCCCGCCGCATGGGCCGCCCGCTGCTCGTCCTCCTCGACGGCCCCGAGGAGATGCCGCCCGTCCTCGCGCACGGCCTGCCCGAATGGACGGCCGCCACCGCGCGGTGGCTGCGCCGCCACTCCGCCCGGCTCATCGTCGCCTGCCGCCCCGAGCACTGGGAGACGGCGGGCGCCCTCTTCCCGGCCGGCGCCCTCCACGCCCCCGGCGGCCACTGCGCCCCGCCCGCCACCTCGGGCCCCGCCCTGCCGCCCTGCACCCGGATCGCCGACCTCACCCCGGCCCAGGCCGCCGAGGTCCGGGCGTCCCACGCCATCCCGCCGGACGCGATCGACCCCGCCGACGCCGACCACCCCCTCACCCTGCGCCTCCTCGCGGAGATCCGCGCGGCGCTGCCCGACGGCACGGAGGGCGCCGGCGGCAGCGGCGAGGCCGCCCCCGACCGGTGGGACGTCTTCACCGCCTACCTCGACCTCGTCTGCCTGCGCATCGCCGTGCGGCTGGCCGCCGCCCGCCGGCCGCCCCTGCGCGGCCCGGCGGTCCGGCGCCTGGCGGCGCGGGTCGCCGGCCAGGTCCACGAGGCGGCCCGGCGCTGCCTCGGCCCGGGCCAGGGGGAGCTGGAGCGGGAGGCGTTCGAGGAACTGTTCCCCTGGCGCACGGGCTGGGCGTCCGCGGTGCTCACCGAGGGCCTCCTCGTCCCGGCCGGCGCCGGGTACCGCTTCGCCCACGAGGAGTTCGCCGACTGGCTGCAGGGCGCGCACCTCGACCTCGACGCCGCGCTGCACGCCCTCGTCCACCGCTGGTACGAGCCGGAGGGCCCGCCCGCCGAGGCCGCCGTCCGGCTGCCGTCCCGCTCGGGCGGCGGGCCGGCCCCCGCCCCCAAGGGCCATGTGCCGCCCCCGCCCGGCTCCGCCGCCGCGGGCCGGCCGGGGGCCGCCCGCCGGCGCAAACGCGGCGACCGGCCGGAGCCCCCCACCCTCCTGCCGGTGCCCCGCCACCGCATCGGGCCCGTGCTCCAGGCCCTCCTCCTGCTGGCCCGCCGCTCGGGCCCCACGGAGCTGTCCCGCCGCCTCAGCGCCCTGGTCCACGCCGTGGAGACCCTCGCCCAGCGCGCCGAGAAGACGACGGGCCGGACGCGGACCGCCGACAGGACCGCCACGAGCGGCGACAAGGGCCTGGCGACGCAGGCCGCGAGCGCGGCGGACCAGCGGAAGGGGGCGGCGGCGCGGAAGGACGCGGCCGCGCGGGACGAGAGCGTCCGGGCCGTCAGCGACCCCTCCTGGTGGGCCGCGCACCTCCTCGGCGAGGCGCTGCTGCGCGTGCCCGACGCCACGCCCTATCTCTGCGTGCTGCGCCTGCTCGCCGAGCGCGTCACCGCTCGCTCGCTCGCCGTGGGCGGTTTCGACGGCGAGGACGCCCACAAGCTGGGCGGCCTCGCCGAATTCGGTCCCTGGTTCTGGCTCCGGCTGCCCCTGCGGCTCGCCGACCGGCTGGAACTGCTGCGCATCCTGCTCCCGGCCGACGGCCCGCCTCCCGGCGCGGCCCCGGACCGGGGGCCGGACGACGCGGAGCCCACCGGGCGGCGCGCCCTGGAAGCGACGGAGGGCGAGCCCGGCGAGGACCGGCCGGCCGGAGACGACGACCAGCCGGCCCCCGTCGCCGCCGGCACCGGCGCGCGCGTCCCCGGCCAGACCAGGCGCCCCGGCACCCGCCGGCGCGGCGAGGACGCCGCCGCCACCGCCCGCACGGCCACCGTCCCCGGCCAGCGGACCGCCGGGGAGGCGGGGGACGACCAGCCCGGCCCGCCGCAGGCCGACCGCTTCCTCACGGCCGTCGCCGGGCTCCTGACCACGGACCCCTGCGCCGCCCAGCCCCTGATCTGCCGCTGGTTCACCGACGACCGGCCCCTGCAGACGGCCCCCGAGGCCGACGGCGTGAAGCTCACCGTCTCCACCGCGGCCCAGGCCCTCCTCCACACCCACCGCCGGCGCGCCATCGACGACCTCGCCGAGGCGCTCGTCGAGGCGGGGCACCCCCGCGCCGACGAACTGCTGTCCGACCTCGCCGAGGACGAGCCCTCGGCGCTCTGCCGGGCCGTCGACCGCTGGGCCCACGACGAGCGCGTCGAGCGGCACGTCGCCGCCGCCGCGTACGGCCTCAAGGCCGCGCCCCACGTCACCACGGAGGCCGACCGGGAGCTGCTGCGCTTCTCCGCGCTCGCCATGCTCGACCGCCCCTCCGAGGTCGCCCTCCACGGCACGGCGCTCGCCCTGCTCGTCGGGGACCGGGAGACCAGGGCCAGGCACCTGCCGCAGGCGCTCGCCCGCTTCGCCGCCGGCGACCACCACCTGACGCCCCAGGTGCTGGCCCCGGCCCTGGCCACCCATCCCGAGCCCGTGCTGGCCGCCTTCCGGGCCCGCCTGTACGAGCCGGGGGAGCGGCCCGCCGCCGTCCTGCGCACCCTCGCGGGCGTCACCGCCCCCGCGCTGGCCCGCCGCGTCGCGGCACTGGTGCGCGAGCACGTCGAGCACCGCCCCGAGGGCGCGCAGAACGCCGCCGCGTTCGTCGACCGGCGGCTGGAGGAGGGACCCGCCGCCCGCGCCGTGCTCTTCCCGCTCGTCGTGGACCTGGTGCGTACGCGTCCCGCCCACGTCCGCCGCGCCCTGGCGCCGGTCCTGGCGTCCCCCGGCACCCCCCTGTCGCGCCCGCTGCGCCAGGAGCTGCTGGAGGTGCTGATGGAGCGCGAGGAGTACGGGCCGTACGAGCGCGAGGTCACGGTCCTCGACACGCTGCTGCGCGCCGTGGCCGAGGGCGCCGCCGAGCGCACCGAGGCCCGCACCCGTGACCTCGTCCACCGCACGGGACTGCTGATGGCCCGCACACCCGAGGGCGCGGCCTGCTTCGACCGGCGGCTGACCCAGCTGGCCAGGGAGGTGCCGGTCTTCGGCGACCAGGTTCGCGGCTGGCTGAAATCCGCGCCCGCCCAGTGGGCCGTGGTCGTGGGCCCGAGCGCACGGATCAGGCTGACCGCTGGACGCGAGAAGGGAGACGGGAGGGGCAAGGGGGACTCGAAGGAACCCGCGGACCCGGCGGACGTGACGACCGGTACACCGGCCGATGCGGGGCGCAGACAACCGGCATGGCACTCTTAG
- a CDS encoding bifunctional riboflavin kinase/FAD synthetase, protein MQRWRGLEDIPQDWGRSVVTIGSYDGVHRGHQLIIGRAVDRARELGVPSVVVTFDPHPSEVVRPGSHPPLLAPHHRRAELVAELGVDAMLILPFTAEFSRLSPADFVVKALVDKLHAKLVVEGPNFRFGHRAAGDVEFLKKLGTTYDYDVEVVDLYVSGEAGGGQPFSSTLTRRLVAEGDVAGAMEILGRPHRVEGVVVRGAQRGRELGFPTANVETLPHTAIPADGVYAGWLTVAGEAMPAAISVGTNVQFDATERTVEAYAIDRVGLELYGLHAAVDFLAYLRGMEKFDSIEALLECMADDVKRSRELVAAHEAAVVAG, encoded by the coding sequence GTGCAGCGCTGGCGTGGCTTGGAGGACATCCCCCAGGACTGGGGGCGCAGCGTCGTCACCATCGGCTCGTACGACGGGGTGCACCGGGGGCACCAGCTGATCATCGGCCGGGCCGTGGACCGGGCGCGCGAGCTGGGGGTGCCGTCGGTCGTGGTGACCTTCGACCCGCACCCCAGCGAGGTCGTCCGGCCGGGCAGCCACCCGCCGCTGCTGGCACCGCACCACCGGCGTGCGGAGCTGGTGGCGGAGCTGGGTGTGGACGCGATGCTGATCCTGCCGTTCACGGCGGAGTTCTCGCGGCTCTCGCCCGCCGACTTCGTGGTGAAGGCGCTGGTCGACAAGCTGCACGCGAAGCTCGTCGTCGAGGGCCCCAACTTCCGCTTCGGCCACCGGGCGGCCGGCGACGTCGAGTTCCTCAAGAAGCTCGGCACGACGTACGACTACGACGTCGAGGTCGTCGACCTGTACGTGTCGGGCGAGGCCGGGGGCGGGCAGCCGTTCTCCTCGACGCTCACCCGGCGCCTGGTCGCCGAGGGCGACGTCGCGGGCGCGATGGAGATCCTGGGCCGTCCGCACCGCGTCGAGGGCGTCGTGGTCCGCGGCGCGCAGCGCGGCCGCGAGCTGGGCTTCCCCACGGCCAACGTGGAGACGCTCCCGCACACGGCGATCCCGGCGGACGGGGTCTACGCGGGCTGGCTGACCGTGGCGGGCGAGGCGATGCCCGCCGCCATCTCGGTCGGTACGAACGTCCAGTTCGACGCCACCGAGCGCACGGTGGAGGCCTATGCGATCGACCGGGTCGGCCTTGAGCTGTACGGGCTGCACGCGGCCGTCGACTTCCTGGCCTACCTGCGCGGGATGGAGAAGTTCGACTCCATCGAGGCGCTGCTGGAGTGCATGGCCGACGACGTGAAGCGCTCCCGCGAGCTGGTGGCGGCGCACGAGGCGGCCGTGGTCGCGGGCTGA
- a CDS encoding SCO5717 family growth-regulating ATPase, with protein MSSDRDELRAAGRTAGEDRPDAEHDLDHEPEHTGEFTIDYTPPAWYTQSAPQTGGPAAAAPPPSGDPLPPAPAAPVTPVASTAAAEPAPAAADTDSGSPAGTGDVQSQATMRFSPAAVRDEVAQHAEDSDKPGEADASAPAPAPSDEAAPTPPPATSPAAPADSWTPAAAPVPLPPLPPDFPPAAPAPGGAAATWPPAAQAPAPAAPYTPHPGAPAAPAAPQGGYGYPAPAAPAPAAAFPVAAPAQASPDARQDDVPVPHSEAGDAASSDAPAAEDGPSASPQETQAKEMTAGETAGATAEAAAQDGGTPADESAPAAAPATATPDTADTPETDAPATAVPPGNSPTPPGGYGYPGPGGAPAPAPAAPQAPAMPPAAPQGGYGYPTPAAPQAGYGYPAPGVPNGYPTATPPAPHAPAAHGGYGYPGPGAPAPQPTPGFPYPAGDQPGALPPAAYPGFPGQQAPAQPVPGQPFPGAPGPYAPHPGAPAPFPGTEGAPQAPQPQQPQPQPGALPPAVHPAQAEAAPAAHPGYPGHAGYPGQPDGAGSPVDPRTGGWPTVTPEQRQRSVHGAPLGYTAAVELSSERLLKGKPKPKKQSAGTRFKFGGKKEEAERQRKLELIRTPVLSCYRIAVISLKGGVGKTTTTTALGSTLASERQDKILAIDANPDAGTLGRRVRRETGATIRDLVQAIPHLNSYMDIRRYTSQAPSGLEIIANDVDPAVSTTFNDEDYRRAIDVLGRQYPIILTDSGTGLLYSAMRGVLDLADQLIIISTPSVDGASSASTTLDWLAAHGYGDLVSRSITVISGVRETGKMIKVEDIVSHFETRCRGVVVVPFDEHLAAGAEVDLDMMRPKTREAYFNLSAMVAEDFVRAQQQQGLYAAPHQAPPVPGAYAPEAVQAGQPAPAPGPYHPYGAGQPQPGPYPQQDGGWPMPPQQ; from the coding sequence GTGAGCAGCGATCGGGACGAGCTCCGCGCGGCCGGGAGGACAGCCGGCGAAGACCGGCCCGACGCCGAGCACGACCTTGACCACGAACCCGAGCACACGGGCGAGTTCACCATCGATTACACGCCGCCCGCGTGGTACACGCAGAGCGCGCCGCAGACCGGCGGCCCGGCCGCCGCGGCTCCGCCGCCCTCCGGCGACCCCCTGCCCCCGGCGCCGGCCGCGCCCGTGACCCCGGTGGCGTCCACGGCCGCCGCCGAGCCCGCACCGGCCGCCGCCGACACCGACTCCGGCTCCCCCGCCGGCACAGGTGACGTGCAGAGCCAGGCCACCATGCGGTTCTCGCCCGCCGCAGTGCGGGACGAAGTCGCCCAGCACGCCGAGGACTCGGACAAGCCGGGCGAAGCCGACGCCTCCGCCCCGGCCCCCGCCCCGTCGGACGAGGCCGCGCCCACGCCTCCGCCCGCGACCTCGCCGGCGGCCCCCGCGGACAGCTGGACGCCGGCCGCCGCGCCGGTCCCGCTGCCCCCGCTGCCCCCCGACTTCCCGCCCGCCGCTCCGGCGCCGGGCGGTGCCGCCGCCACCTGGCCGCCGGCCGCCCAGGCCCCGGCGCCGGCCGCCCCGTACACGCCGCATCCGGGCGCCCCCGCGGCCCCGGCCGCACCGCAGGGCGGTTACGGCTACCCCGCCCCCGCCGCGCCGGCTCCCGCAGCCGCCTTCCCCGTCGCCGCCCCCGCGCAGGCGAGCCCGGACGCGCGGCAGGACGACGTCCCGGTTCCGCACTCCGAGGCCGGGGACGCCGCGTCCTCCGACGCCCCGGCGGCGGAGGACGGGCCGTCGGCATCGCCGCAGGAGACGCAGGCGAAGGAGATGACGGCAGGAGAGACCGCCGGGGCGACGGCCGAAGCGGCAGCGCAGGACGGCGGGACGCCGGCCGACGAGAGCGCCCCGGCCGCCGCCCCCGCCACGGCCACGCCGGACACGGCGGACACACCGGAGACGGACGCGCCCGCCACTGCCGTGCCGCCGGGCAACTCCCCCACGCCCCCGGGCGGTTACGGCTACCCCGGCCCGGGCGGCGCCCCCGCCCCGGCCCCCGCCGCACCGCAGGCGCCGGCCATGCCGCCGGCGGCCCCCCAGGGCGGCTACGGCTACCCCACCCCCGCCGCTCCCCAGGCCGGTTACGGCTACCCGGCCCCGGGTGTCCCGAACGGCTACCCCACGGCCACCCCGCCGGCCCCCCACGCCCCCGCAGCACACGGCGGTTACGGCTATCCCGGGCCCGGCGCCCCCGCGCCCCAGCCCACCCCCGGCTTCCCGTACCCCGCCGGTGACCAGCCCGGCGCGCTGCCCCCGGCCGCGTACCCCGGGTTCCCCGGCCAGCAGGCCCCCGCACAGCCGGTGCCCGGCCAGCCGTTCCCCGGCGCCCCCGGCCCGTACGCGCCCCACCCCGGTGCGCCCGCGCCGTTCCCCGGCACCGAAGGAGCCCCGCAGGCCCCGCAGCCGCAGCAACCGCAGCCCCAGCCCGGCGCGCTGCCTCCCGCCGTGCACCCGGCACAGGCCGAGGCGGCCCCCGCCGCCCACCCCGGCTACCCCGGGCACGCCGGCTACCCCGGCCAGCCTGACGGCGCCGGCTCCCCCGTCGACCCCCGGACCGGCGGCTGGCCCACCGTGACGCCCGAGCAGCGGCAGCGTTCCGTGCACGGCGCGCCCCTGGGCTACACGGCGGCCGTGGAGCTGTCCTCGGAGCGGCTGCTCAAGGGCAAGCCCAAGCCGAAGAAGCAGAGCGCCGGCACCCGGTTCAAGTTCGGCGGCAAGAAGGAGGAGGCCGAGCGGCAGCGCAAGCTGGAGCTGATCCGCACGCCCGTGCTCTCCTGCTACCGCATCGCGGTGATCAGCCTCAAGGGCGGCGTCGGCAAGACGACCACCACCACCGCGCTCGGCTCGACGCTCGCCAGCGAGCGGCAGGACAAGATCCTCGCGATCGACGCCAACCCCGACGCCGGCACGCTCGGCCGCCGCGTACGACGGGAGACGGGAGCCACGATCCGTGACCTCGTCCAGGCGATCCCGCACCTCAACAGCTACATGGACATCCGCCGTTACACCTCCCAGGCGCCCTCCGGACTGGAGATCATCGCCAACGACGTGGACCCGGCCGTCTCCACCACGTTCAACGACGAGGACTACCGCCGCGCCATAGACGTGCTGGGCAGGCAGTACCCGATCATCCTCACCGACTCGGGCACCGGTCTCCTCTACAGCGCCATGCGCGGAGTCCTGGACCTCGCCGACCAGTTGATCATCATCTCCACGCCGTCGGTCGACGGTGCGAGCAGCGCGAGCACGACGCTCGACTGGCTCGCGGCACACGGCTACGGCGACCTGGTCTCCCGCAGCATCACCGTCATCTCCGGCGTCCGTGAGACCGGCAAGATGATCAAGGTGGAGGACATCGTGTCGCACTTCGAGACCCGCTGCCGCGGTGTCGTCGTCGTGCCGTTCGACGAGCACCTCGCGGCGGGCGCGGAGGTCGACCTCGACATGATGCGGCCGAAGACCCGCGAGGCGTACTTCAACCTGTCCGCCATGGTCGCCGAGGACTTCGTCCGCGCCCAGCAGCAACAGGGCCTGTACGCCGCTCCCCACCAGGCCCCGCCGGTGCCGGGGGCGTACGCGCCCGAGGCCGTGCAGGCGGGCCAGCCCGCTCCGGCCCCCGGTCCGTACCACCCGTACGGCGCCGGTCAGCCGCAGCCGGGCCCGTACCCCCAGCAGGACGGCGGCTGGCCCATGCCGCCGCAGCAGTAG